The proteins below come from a single Corynebacterium glyciniphilum AJ 3170 genomic window:
- a CDS encoding amino acid permease, which produces MSTQHTDSPTDSQGAAPTEAGNRDLGHSLKVRHLTMMGLGSAVGAGLFLGTGVGIKAAGPAVLLSYIVAGIVVVFVMRMLGELAAARPASGTFATYAKMALGPWAGFSTGWLYWFMLIMVMGTEITGAGAIMGNWFGVEGWIPGLLCVILFTVVNLFAVRGFGEFEYWFSFVKVAVIIFFLVVGALLIFGLLPSHDPVGVDNFTPFAPNGVSGIAAGLLAVAFAFGGIEIVTIAAAESEKPSEAITAAVRAVVWRISVFYLGSVLVITALLNVTTLDDADGAADSPFTRVLAMADIPGVVGFMEVIIVLALLSAFNAQIYATSRLTFSFSHQGNAPKLFRKVSSQKVPTAAVICSLVFAFVSVGLQVWGPDNLINILFNAVGGCLLVIWFIIVLSELKLRPQLEAEGSLKIRMWAWPTLPIVTLVALVGLAVLMLFDETARDQVITVAIAFTAVSLLGVYVTRHHARTVANEEPERTS; this is translated from the coding sequence ATGAGCACACAGCACACCGACTCCCCCACCGATTCTCAAGGTGCGGCGCCGACCGAGGCGGGTAACCGGGACCTCGGGCACAGCCTCAAAGTCCGACACCTGACGATGATGGGACTCGGTTCCGCCGTCGGTGCGGGACTCTTTCTCGGCACCGGGGTGGGCATCAAGGCCGCGGGGCCGGCGGTTCTGCTGTCCTATATCGTCGCCGGCATTGTCGTGGTCTTCGTGATGCGCATGCTCGGCGAGCTTGCAGCCGCCCGCCCTGCCTCAGGCACGTTCGCCACCTACGCGAAGATGGCTCTGGGCCCGTGGGCGGGCTTCTCCACGGGCTGGTTGTACTGGTTCATGCTCATCATGGTCATGGGTACGGAAATCACCGGTGCCGGTGCCATCATGGGCAACTGGTTCGGTGTCGAGGGATGGATCCCGGGCCTGCTGTGCGTGATCCTGTTCACCGTGGTCAACCTGTTCGCGGTCCGTGGTTTCGGCGAGTTCGAGTACTGGTTCTCCTTCGTCAAGGTCGCGGTCATCATCTTCTTCCTCGTCGTCGGTGCGCTGCTGATCTTCGGACTGCTCCCCAGCCATGACCCGGTCGGCGTCGACAACTTCACGCCCTTCGCCCCGAACGGTGTGTCAGGGATCGCCGCCGGACTACTGGCGGTGGCCTTTGCCTTCGGCGGTATCGAGATCGTCACCATCGCGGCTGCCGAGTCCGAGAAGCCCAGCGAGGCGATCACCGCGGCAGTGCGGGCCGTCGTCTGGCGCATCTCGGTGTTCTACCTCGGCTCGGTGCTGGTGATCACCGCGCTGCTCAACGTCACCACCCTCGATGACGCCGATGGCGCCGCCGACTCTCCGTTCACCCGCGTGCTCGCCATGGCAGACATCCCCGGCGTCGTCGGATTCATGGAAGTCATCATCGTCCTGGCGCTGCTGTCGGCGTTCAATGCGCAGATCTACGCGACCTCGCGTCTGACCTTCTCCTTCTCCCACCAGGGCAACGCCCCCAAGCTGTTCCGGAAGGTGTCCTCGCAGAAGGTCCCGACGGCCGCGGTGATCTGTTCGCTGGTCTTTGCCTTCGTCTCCGTCGGGCTGCAGGTCTGGGGCCCGGACAACCTCATCAACATCCTGTTCAACGCCGTCGGCGGGTGCCTGCTGGTCATCTGGTTCATCATCGTGCTCAGCGAACTGAAGCTTCGCCCGCAGCTCGAGGCCGAAGGCAGTCTGAAGATCCGCATGTGGGCCTGGCCGACCCTTCCGATTGTCACGCTGGTGGCGCTGGTCGGCCTGGCGGTACTGATGCTCTTCGACGAGACCGCCCGTGACCAGGTGATCACCGTGGCCATCGCCTTCACCGCGGTGAGCCTGTTGGGCGTCTACGTCACCCGGCACCACGCCCGCACGGTAGCGAACGAGGAACCCGAACGTACCTCGTAG
- the dapD gene encoding 2,3,4,5-tetrahydropyridine-2,6-dicarboxylate N-succinyltransferase, with translation MTAAYGTGIATLTADDTVLDVWYPEFGLGEAPSTPSDFSHLEGEDADRGVRRTVVATVIEDLDAAPVDTADVYLRLHLISGRKIQPHGCNLDGIFGKLANVVWTDSGPCAVEGFEATRARLSRHGRVTVFSVDKFPRMVDYVVPTGVRIGDADRVRLGAHLAEGTTVMHEGFVNFNAGTLGSSMVEGRISGGVVVGDGSDVGGGASIMGTLSGGGKAVISVGQRCLLGANSGLGISLGDDCVVEAGLYVTFGTKAVVSGAVAEAVGVQDGSTVKASDLSEVSNVLFRRNSVSGAVEAVARTTGSVELNEDLHKN, from the coding sequence ATGACTGCCGCATATGGAACCGGAATTGCGACCCTGACAGCCGATGACACCGTCCTTGACGTGTGGTATCCCGAGTTCGGTCTCGGGGAGGCACCGTCGACCCCGTCAGACTTCTCCCACCTGGAAGGCGAGGATGCCGACCGCGGCGTCCGGCGCACGGTGGTGGCCACGGTCATCGAGGACCTGGACGCTGCCCCCGTCGACACCGCCGACGTCTACCTCCGTCTCCATCTGATCTCCGGCCGGAAGATCCAGCCCCACGGCTGTAACCTGGACGGCATCTTCGGCAAGTTGGCCAATGTCGTCTGGACCGACTCCGGTCCCTGCGCCGTCGAGGGGTTCGAGGCCACCCGCGCCCGTCTGAGCCGGCACGGTCGAGTCACGGTCTTCTCGGTAGACAAATTCCCTCGTATGGTCGACTACGTCGTCCCGACCGGGGTCCGGATCGGTGACGCCGACCGTGTCCGCCTCGGCGCCCACCTTGCCGAAGGCACCACCGTGATGCATGAGGGCTTCGTGAACTTCAACGCAGGCACCCTGGGTTCCTCGATGGTCGAGGGTCGCATTTCTGGCGGAGTCGTGGTCGGCGACGGTTCCGATGTGGGCGGCGGTGCTTCGATCATGGGCACCCTCTCCGGCGGCGGCAAAGCCGTGATCTCCGTCGGCCAACGCTGCCTTCTGGGGGCCAATTCCGGACTCGGAATCTCGCTCGGCGATGACTGTGTCGTCGAGGCCGGCCTGTACGTCACCTTCGGAACCAAGGCAGTCGTCTCAGGTGCTGTTGCTGAAGCAGTCGGTGTCCAGGACGGCAGCACCGTGAAGGCCTCCGACCTCTCGGAGGTTTCCAACGTGCTGTTCCGTCGCAATTCCGTGTCCGGTGCCGTCGAAGCCGTCGCACGCACCACCGGTTCGGTGGAACTGAACGAGGACCTCCACAAGAACTGA
- a CDS encoding ABC transporter permease — protein sequence MTRAARTLLRLSVRGLRAHRARLVLTTLSVVLSTSFLAGTTLLSGVLDDSVSRLTTSDYSHADIIIRPADGHRELPDRVARQILDNPEVDRVAVDERRSVVLSRGSSADGPTVDTGGMPVRSSPWYSPERSLDPQEHLVAGSPPHPGEVVVTAAAADATGLALGDEIYVTGPTGGFPLSISGMSTTGGDDAGAFGLAMDERTYRENIAPTGPPGLALRVTPDAVPENVVTTLTDALGTAAGGAPGTPVPSVRTAAEVERSDSTMLDKGLGYLRYILGAFGAIALIVGMFIIANTFAMTVGQRMRDYALIRALGMSGRQVSFSVLCEAVVIGVLGSTLGVLAGIGLVAAAARLLTMSGPLAPEIPTNDLGLMAMTVAPPWVVGTLATVLAAWGPARRAASVPPLAVAGDDLAASPATLWRARALAGVLTCVTGTAAVGVTAEFDTGWSAQTRVVICGAGILVTLTGVYLVSPALVRCALPPLGRLLVLPLGRSFRVPGTIAVRTSRQSPRRTAGTAFALTLGMCLVTVTGMTGASTVASLRQTVDTEVSADLVIAAPGGAVDVPVPGTTVDEVRDSPAVGAAYPLGKGVARLGDGPEPDLSLVTVSNGDPSAVLDLGELRGDLNIGTRDQVTMSASYAAGHGWSIGDRVPVRAQGQERTVELELTGTYEQSRILGDVVIGASAFWRVAPGVQGGAGHRVIALLVTGDGSVTQDTLATRLGDVLGDTAPVTVQTPAEFAGEQSVLVERVILALYALLALAVIVAVMGVVNTLALSVVERRREIGMLRAVGMSRRQVRRMVVVEALQTTVYGAVLGTGLGLGAGWALLNILSGVGLSTVVVPWLLVGSVLAASVPLGLVAALAPAARAATTPPLEAARP from the coding sequence ATGACACGCGCAGCACGGACACTCCTCCGTCTGAGCGTCCGCGGTCTCCGGGCTCACCGGGCCCGGCTGGTGCTGACGACACTGTCAGTGGTTCTCTCGACCTCCTTCCTCGCGGGGACGACCCTGCTGTCGGGAGTCCTCGACGATTCCGTCAGCCGTCTCACCACCTCGGACTACAGCCACGCCGATATCATCATCCGCCCGGCAGACGGCCATCGCGAACTCCCGGACCGCGTGGCACGCCAGATTCTCGACAACCCGGAGGTCGACCGCGTCGCCGTCGATGAACGCCGTAGCGTCGTCCTCAGCCGAGGGTCATCCGCAGACGGGCCCACAGTGGATACCGGCGGCATGCCTGTGCGGTCGTCGCCCTGGTACAGCCCGGAGCGCTCCCTCGATCCACAAGAGCACCTCGTCGCCGGTTCACCCCCACACCCCGGCGAGGTGGTTGTCACCGCCGCCGCTGCTGACGCGACAGGTCTGGCACTCGGTGACGAGATCTACGTCACCGGGCCGACCGGCGGGTTTCCCCTCAGCATCAGCGGGATGTCCACCACCGGCGGTGACGACGCGGGCGCCTTCGGCCTGGCAATGGACGAACGGACCTACCGTGAGAACATCGCTCCCACCGGTCCCCCCGGACTGGCGCTACGGGTCACCCCTGACGCGGTACCCGAGAACGTGGTCACGACCCTGACCGATGCCCTCGGCACAGCTGCTGGCGGGGCTCCCGGCACCCCGGTGCCCTCCGTGCGCACCGCCGCTGAGGTGGAAAGATCTGACTCAACCATGCTGGATAAAGGGCTGGGATATCTGCGCTACATCCTCGGTGCCTTCGGTGCCATCGCGCTGATCGTCGGGATGTTCATCATCGCCAACACCTTCGCGATGACCGTCGGGCAACGGATGCGGGACTACGCGCTCATACGGGCACTGGGGATGTCCGGTCGCCAGGTATCCTTCTCGGTCCTGTGCGAGGCGGTGGTCATCGGGGTCCTCGGTTCCACGCTGGGGGTTCTTGCCGGCATCGGACTGGTCGCAGCCGCAGCACGGCTGCTCACCATGTCCGGCCCCCTGGCACCGGAGATCCCCACCAACGACCTGGGACTCATGGCGATGACCGTCGCGCCGCCCTGGGTGGTGGGGACGCTCGCCACCGTCCTCGCTGCATGGGGACCTGCGCGCCGGGCCGCGTCCGTTCCGCCACTGGCGGTCGCCGGGGACGACCTCGCGGCGTCCCCCGCCACGCTGTGGCGCGCGCGGGCTCTGGCAGGAGTGCTCACCTGCGTCACCGGCACAGCGGCGGTCGGCGTGACCGCCGAGTTCGACACCGGGTGGAGTGCCCAGACACGGGTGGTCATCTGCGGGGCGGGAATCCTCGTGACACTCACCGGGGTATATCTCGTGTCCCCCGCACTCGTCCGGTGCGCGCTGCCCCCTTTGGGACGACTTCTGGTCCTACCCCTGGGCAGGTCTTTCCGGGTGCCAGGCACGATAGCCGTGCGCACAAGCCGGCAGTCCCCGCGTCGGACGGCGGGAACCGCCTTCGCCCTCACTCTGGGGATGTGTCTGGTCACCGTGACCGGGATGACGGGTGCGTCGACGGTGGCATCACTGCGGCAGACAGTCGACACGGAAGTCTCAGCCGACCTGGTGATTGCAGCGCCCGGCGGTGCGGTGGACGTCCCTGTCCCCGGCACCACCGTTGACGAGGTACGGGACTCCCCCGCCGTCGGCGCTGCATATCCACTCGGCAAGGGGGTCGCCCGCCTCGGTGACGGGCCGGAACCCGACCTGTCGCTTGTGACCGTCAGCAACGGAGATCCGTCAGCGGTCCTGGATCTCGGTGAGCTGCGCGGTGACCTGAACATCGGCACCCGCGACCAGGTCACGATGTCGGCATCCTACGCTGCCGGTCACGGCTGGAGTATCGGAGACCGGGTCCCGGTGCGGGCGCAGGGCCAGGAGCGCACCGTCGAACTCGAGTTGACCGGAACATACGAACAGTCACGGATTCTCGGTGACGTCGTCATCGGTGCGAGCGCGTTCTGGCGAGTCGCACCGGGTGTCCAGGGCGGCGCCGGGCATCGTGTGATCGCCCTGCTGGTCACCGGGGACGGATCCGTCACACAGGACACGTTGGCCACCCGACTGGGCGACGTCCTCGGTGACACCGCACCAGTGACCGTCCAGACACCTGCTGAATTCGCCGGTGAGCAGTCTGTGTTGGTCGAACGCGTGATCCTGGCTCTCTACGCCCTGCTCGCTCTTGCCGTGATCGTCGCGGTGATGGGGGTGGTGAACACCCTTGCGTTGTCGGTGGTGGAACGCCGCCGTGAGATCGGCATGCTCAGGGCGGTGGGGATGAGTCGCAGACAGGTACGCCGCATGGTGGTCGTGGAGGCCCTGCAGACGACCGTCTACGGCGCCGTACTCGGTACCGGGCTGGGACTCGGCGCAGGATGGGCCCTGCTCAACATCCTGTCAGGGGTCGGGCTCTCCACTGTCGTGGTGCCGTGGCTACTCGTCGGGTCGGTTCTGGCCGCGTCCGTGCCTCTGGGCCTCGTCGCGGCCCTGGCCCCGGCGGCACGGGCTGCGACGACCCCTCCCCTTGAAGCGGCCCGGCCGTAG
- the dapC gene encoding succinyldiaminopimelate transaminase, giving the protein MSSRSRRILSSELPDFPWDSLSGAKQVASSHPDGLIDLSVGTPVDEVAPSIQLALAESAAAPGYPQTVGTPELRQAIVAALERRFGVTDVAEDAVLPVVGTKEAIAWLPFLLGVMPGQTVVIPELAYPTYEVGARLAGATVVRSDSLLKLGPETPTLIFINSPANPHGKVLGADHLRKVVEFARERDVVVVSDECYLGLGWSEADAPVSVLDPSVCGGDHTNLVAVHSLSKTSNLASYRSGFLAGDRGLIAELLSVRKNAGLMMPGPIQAASVAALEDDGQEILQKERYRKRRELLSAAVDAAGLRIDDSDGGLYLWATEGRPCRETVDRLARLGILVAPGDFYGPGGAEHVRIGLTATDMQIVTAARRLVAGRE; this is encoded by the coding sequence ATGTCGAGCCGTTCCCGCCGTATCCTGTCCTCCGAACTCCCTGATTTTCCCTGGGACTCGCTGTCCGGTGCGAAGCAGGTGGCGTCCTCTCACCCGGACGGTCTCATTGACCTGTCAGTCGGGACCCCGGTCGACGAGGTTGCACCGTCTATCCAGCTGGCACTTGCAGAAAGTGCGGCGGCCCCCGGCTACCCGCAGACCGTCGGCACGCCGGAGCTCCGTCAGGCGATCGTTGCTGCACTGGAACGGCGGTTCGGCGTCACCGACGTCGCTGAGGACGCCGTTCTTCCTGTGGTCGGTACGAAAGAAGCCATTGCGTGGCTGCCGTTCCTGCTCGGCGTGATGCCGGGACAGACCGTGGTGATCCCGGAACTGGCGTACCCGACCTACGAGGTCGGTGCCCGTCTCGCCGGGGCGACGGTGGTCCGGAGCGACTCACTGCTCAAGCTGGGCCCGGAGACCCCCACACTGATTTTCATCAACTCGCCGGCCAACCCCCACGGCAAGGTCCTGGGGGCCGACCATCTCCGTAAGGTCGTGGAGTTCGCCAGGGAACGTGATGTCGTGGTCGTCTCCGACGAGTGTTACCTCGGTCTCGGGTGGTCGGAGGCGGATGCCCCGGTGTCCGTCCTCGACCCGAGTGTGTGCGGCGGCGATCACACCAACCTGGTCGCCGTTCACTCACTGTCGAAGACCTCGAACCTGGCGTCCTACCGTTCGGGGTTCCTCGCCGGTGACCGGGGGCTGATCGCCGAACTGCTGAGCGTCCGGAAGAACGCAGGTCTGATGATGCCTGGTCCTATTCAGGCCGCCAGCGTCGCGGCCCTGGAAGATGACGGGCAGGAGATCCTGCAGAAGGAGCGTTACCGCAAGCGGCGTGAACTGTTGTCCGCTGCGGTGGATGCCGCGGGACTGCGTATCGATGACTCTGACGGTGGCCTCTACCTGTGGGCCACGGAAGGCCGCCCCTGTCGCGAGACGGTGGACCGGCTCGCGCGTCTCGGCATACTGGTGGCTCCCGGCGATTTCTACGGTCCTGGCGGTGCTGAGCATGTACGGATCGGCCTGACTGCCACGGACATGCAGATCGTCACCGCCGCCCGGCGGCTCGTGGCAGGACGCGAATAG